One stretch of Paenibacillus sp. FSL R5-0341 DNA includes these proteins:
- a CDS encoding polynucleotide kinase-phosphatase has translation MRKETESNEVAGAGKGRQNRESGSEGRQREIRLPHAGIIVLVGPSNSGKSTLLDRLVAESVIRRTEAVSSDQFRMLVGDDEYVDWKQRPRSEADVIYAEYQQVSAKAFEAMEAMLATRCRLNKLTWVDATHLYPEDRERLIQVARKAHVPVIAVVLDIPEKELLERDAQREYPRGRQRVKQQVQQFKRTLRSIREDGFDASYVLKQPDEITFVRTSNPLVTDMGTGIDIIGDIHGCYDEMMELIVRLGYVDEDGSGLYRHPEGRKLVSVGDVTSRGPESLQCLLFWQRHCAAELAYMIDSNHGWKIARYLDGRDVTLSHGDERVEMELLQLEQEQGQETAKRVRAELKTFLLDAPSHLVFSRNGVRQVVVAHAGIRDHFIGKQSKRIQDYCRYGDVEGTDEQGRPVRKDWYVDHNSGECIVWGHDPRPYPTIVNDTVNIDQGVVFGGMLTAWRMPEREAVIVPAKQDYAADPDSPLKRWEQRRFAPPNIRKFKEGFTVQTASKLDVTVHDEVAKTAIDTFSHYTVPLEELIYIPPTMSPPPGVCSIEGYLEHPQDAFQYYRSQGVTRMVAEKKHMGSRAILLLFRDEQAAVQRVGRPILGNIVTRTGRSFFDPSTEQDVLLRLHADLTADGYFDRLRTEFVLLDAEIVPWNLKARELIASQYAHVAEASLMDRSTVLDKLREAEAAGRNVDEWLQETAGKLANAETFRDVFQKYCWDVEDIGDIRIAPFHTLAHSKGAFWEQTHEWHMEQNREFARMSTLMMETEYRVIASEADEADVIRWWDEITAEGHEGIVIKPETFRAWNNNKIIQPAIKVRGRAYLHIIYGMDYLAPENLSRLRKRKTSKKERHALMESVLGMEGIERFIRREPVERIHECVLATLSLESERVDPRL, from the coding sequence ATGAGGAAAGAAACGGAATCTAACGAAGTAGCGGGTGCAGGTAAAGGCCGGCAGAATCGGGAAAGTGGTTCGGAGGGAAGACAGCGGGAGATTCGTCTGCCCCATGCAGGTATCATCGTTCTCGTCGGCCCGTCCAACAGTGGTAAAAGTACGTTGTTGGATCGTCTCGTCGCAGAGAGCGTCATTCGCCGCACGGAAGCCGTCTCATCCGATCAATTCCGCATGCTGGTTGGAGATGATGAGTATGTGGATTGGAAACAACGTCCCCGTAGCGAAGCGGATGTGATCTATGCAGAGTATCAGCAAGTATCGGCCAAAGCATTTGAAGCGATGGAGGCTATGCTGGCAACCCGCTGCCGTCTGAACAAGCTGACCTGGGTGGATGCGACACATCTGTATCCCGAGGATCGCGAGCGTCTGATTCAGGTGGCAAGGAAAGCTCATGTGCCTGTAATTGCTGTGGTGCTGGATATCCCGGAAAAAGAACTGCTGGAACGTGATGCCCAGCGGGAGTATCCGCGTGGACGTCAACGGGTGAAGCAACAGGTGCAGCAGTTCAAGCGTACATTACGCTCGATCCGTGAGGATGGCTTCGATGCCAGTTATGTGCTGAAGCAGCCGGATGAGATTACGTTTGTCCGCACATCCAATCCGCTGGTGACCGACATGGGTACAGGTATTGATATCATCGGAGATATTCACGGTTGTTATGATGAAATGATGGAATTAATCGTGCGCCTCGGATATGTGGACGAGGACGGAAGTGGCCTGTACCGTCACCCTGAAGGACGTAAATTGGTCTCCGTTGGTGACGTAACGAGCCGTGGTCCAGAGTCGTTACAATGTCTGTTGTTCTGGCAACGTCATTGTGCCGCCGAGCTCGCCTACATGATTGACAGTAATCACGGCTGGAAGATCGCACGTTATCTGGATGGTCGTGACGTTACGCTGAGTCATGGTGACGAACGGGTGGAGATGGAACTGCTACAGCTTGAGCAGGAGCAAGGTCAGGAGACAGCAAAGCGAGTACGTGCGGAACTTAAGACCTTTCTGCTTGATGCACCATCTCATCTGGTCTTTTCTCGCAATGGGGTAAGACAAGTGGTTGTTGCACACGCAGGGATTCGAGATCATTTTATCGGAAAACAGTCCAAACGCATTCAGGATTACTGCCGGTATGGCGATGTGGAAGGCACGGATGAGCAAGGTCGGCCTGTACGCAAGGATTGGTACGTGGATCACAATTCAGGTGAATGCATCGTCTGGGGGCATGATCCCCGTCCATATCCTACGATTGTGAATGATACGGTCAACATTGATCAAGGTGTCGTTTTTGGTGGTATGCTTACTGCTTGGCGAATGCCAGAACGTGAGGCAGTCATTGTTCCGGCCAAGCAAGATTATGCGGCAGATCCGGATAGTCCTTTAAAGCGCTGGGAACAGCGGCGTTTTGCTCCACCCAACATACGTAAGTTCAAGGAGGGTTTCACGGTTCAGACAGCATCCAAACTTGATGTGACTGTGCATGATGAGGTGGCGAAGACGGCGATTGATACGTTTTCCCATTATACTGTTCCGCTGGAAGAACTAATCTACATCCCGCCTACGATGAGTCCTCCGCCGGGTGTATGTTCTATAGAGGGATACCTGGAGCATCCACAGGATGCATTCCAGTATTATCGCTCGCAGGGCGTTACCCGTATGGTTGCCGAGAAGAAACACATGGGCAGCCGGGCCATTTTGCTTCTTTTCCGCGATGAGCAAGCTGCGGTGCAGCGAGTGGGCCGACCGATACTGGGGAACATTGTGACCCGGACGGGCCGATCCTTTTTTGACCCTTCGACAGAGCAGGATGTGCTCTTAAGGTTACATGCGGACTTGACCGCAGATGGTTATTTTGATCGTCTTCGGACGGAGTTCGTACTGCTTGATGCGGAGATTGTACCTTGGAATCTGAAGGCGCGTGAGCTGATTGCTTCACAATATGCACACGTGGCCGAAGCCTCGCTCATGGATCGCTCTACGGTGCTGGACAAACTCCGAGAAGCTGAAGCGGCAGGTCGGAATGTAGATGAGTGGTTGCAGGAGACAGCAGGTAAACTTGCCAATGCCGAGACGTTCCGCGATGTATTCCAGAAATACTGCTGGGATGTGGAGGATATCGGGGACATTCGGATTGCACCGTTCCACACACTTGCACATAGCAAGGGAGCATTCTGGGAGCAAACACATGAATGGCATATGGAGCAGAACCGTGAGTTCGCTCGCATGTCTACCCTGATGATGGAGACGGAATATCGTGTGATCGCAAGTGAGGCAGATGAAGCAGATGTCATTCGTTGGTGGGATGAAATTACGGCGGAAGGGCATGAGGGGATTGTGATCAAACCGGAAACGTTCCGCGCCTGGAATAACAACAAAATCATCCAACCTGCGATTAAAGTACGAGGACGTGCATATTTGCACATCATCTATGGGATGGATTACCTGGCACCCGAGAATCTGTCCCGACTTCGTAAACGCAAAACATCCAAAAAAGAACGCCACGCCTTAATGGAGAGTGTATTGGGGATGGAGGGGATTGAGCGCTTTATACGTAGAGAGCCAGTGGAACGAATTCATGAATGCGTGCTGGCAACGCTATCGCTGGAGTCGGAGAGAGTGGACCCGCGTTTGTAA
- a CDS encoding RidA family protein: MTAAQIYSHGVPWEEAFSVAQGYSVNGMIYIAGQFSHDMQGTFIGVDDIEAQVRQTLDNLDRVLAGFDVTKSNIAELEIFLVHPKEHLEACVAVYKEYIGTHRPAVTMVGTSGLAFPHQLIEIRAVAHTN; encoded by the coding sequence ATGACTGCAGCTCAAATCTATAGCCACGGTGTACCGTGGGAAGAAGCATTTAGCGTCGCACAGGGATACAGCGTTAACGGTATGATCTACATTGCAGGACAATTTTCGCATGATATGCAGGGGACGTTTATTGGTGTGGATGATATTGAAGCTCAGGTTCGTCAGACACTGGATAACTTGGATCGTGTACTCGCAGGATTCGATGTGACCAAGTCGAACATTGCTGAACTGGAGATTTTTCTGGTTCACCCAAAGGAGCATCTTGAGGCGTGTGTCGCCGTGTACAAAGAGTATATTGGTACGCATCGTCCGGCTGTTACGATGGTCGGGACGTCAGGACTCGCCTTCCCTCATCAACTGATTGAGATTCGCGCAGTTGCACATACGAACTGA
- a CDS encoding AEC family transporter: MIADIMLEVVLPVFLLIAVGSWMQKVFKLDLYTLAKINFYCITPAAVFMSMYHSDMSGELLGTVTLFYAIYVLILYIVGSVFARSLKMNKGMKAAFNNSIMLDNAGNYGLPINALVFRGDPLASSIQALVMSLQALLTFTYGVLSIQGAKLKGNYRAVIIGFLKMPVPYALLLGILFHMWKVPLPTFLSMPLTYAQQSMVAVALLTLGAQIVKYPIRLYRLDVYISTFLRLLIGPAIGISIVLLLGLEGIAAQALIIASGMPTGVNASILAEEYDNEPDFAAQTVLISTLLNIITITALISYAKTF; this comes from the coding sequence ATGATTGCAGACATCATGCTTGAAGTCGTCCTGCCCGTCTTTCTCCTGATCGCCGTCGGGTCCTGGATGCAAAAGGTGTTCAAGCTGGACTTGTACACCCTCGCCAAAATCAATTTCTATTGTATTACCCCCGCAGCCGTCTTTATGAGCATGTATCACTCGGATATGTCCGGCGAACTGCTCGGGACTGTGACACTCTTTTACGCAATATATGTATTAATTCTCTATATTGTAGGTTCTGTATTTGCGCGCTCACTTAAGATGAATAAAGGCATGAAGGCTGCCTTCAACAACAGCATCATGCTGGATAACGCAGGCAACTACGGACTGCCCATCAATGCACTGGTATTCCGCGGCGATCCACTGGCCTCTTCCATTCAGGCGCTGGTCATGTCTTTGCAGGCATTGCTGACATTCACCTATGGCGTGTTGTCCATTCAGGGAGCTAAGCTCAAGGGTAATTACCGTGCGGTAATTATTGGATTTCTTAAAATGCCCGTTCCGTATGCACTCTTACTGGGGATTCTGTTCCACATGTGGAAGGTTCCCTTGCCTACGTTCCTGTCCATGCCGCTGACCTATGCGCAGCAAAGTATGGTTGCCGTGGCGCTGTTGACACTCGGGGCACAGATTGTAAAATATCCGATCCGGCTATACCGTCTTGATGTGTATATTAGCACATTTTTGCGTCTCCTGATTGGCCCCGCCATCGGTATTTCAATTGTGCTACTGCTTGGACTGGAAGGCATCGCTGCACAGGCACTCATTATCGCTTCGGGTATGCCGACAGGTGTCAACGCATCCATTCTCGCGGAAGAGTATGATAACGAACCCGATTTTGCAGCCCAGACAGTACTAATCTCAACGCTCTTGAACATCATTACAATTACGGCACTGATCTCTTATGCCAAAACGTTCTAA
- a CDS encoding mismatch-specific DNA-glycosylase has protein sequence MIPDHLDVGLSILFIGFNPSITSGETGHHYAYKGNRFWRILERSGLTPRLYDAQEDGELLKLGYGFTNIVARPTRGVEDITKEEYAEGRQILRQKLEEYRPDIACFVGKGVYTQYSKRAKVQWGFQDDPVVKEIQEFVAPSSSGLVRMSMDEIVAIYSQLADFVTEKNGEN, from the coding sequence ATGATTCCAGATCATCTGGATGTTGGTTTATCGATATTGTTTATCGGCTTCAATCCGAGCATTACGTCTGGAGAGACAGGTCATCATTATGCTTACAAAGGAAACCGGTTCTGGCGCATTCTTGAACGGTCGGGATTAACCCCGCGTTTGTATGATGCACAGGAGGATGGAGAGTTGCTGAAACTGGGGTACGGATTCACGAATATTGTGGCCCGGCCCACCAGAGGTGTGGAAGATATTACGAAGGAAGAGTACGCGGAAGGACGACAAATTTTACGGCAAAAGCTGGAGGAATACCGACCGGACATCGCTTGTTTTGTCGGAAAAGGTGTATACACCCAGTACAGCAAACGTGCCAAAGTGCAATGGGGATTCCAGGACGACCCGGTCGTCAAGGAAATTCAGGAATTCGTCGCTCCATCGTCCAGTGGACTCGTGCGCATGTCGATGGATGAGATTGTGGCGATCTATTCACAGCTTGCTGATTTTGTCACGGAGAAGAACGGGGAAAATTAA
- a CDS encoding sigma-70 family RNA polymerase sigma factor, with product MTQQIPEEELIQRIVAGDKQLFSVLVDRYKNKVYGIMRGMGASHPDAQDLAQDTFIRIYRYLPSRREGSSFSSWVYTIAVNRMRDFMREKKPVMSPVDQGIEPVSNETPEKRVLHKEMQREIYRQLEQLPESYRLVLLLKYTNELSYEEIADITGMSSTKVRNALYRGKKTLRKQMERKGGLATYEAYFKG from the coding sequence ATGACTCAACAGATACCGGAGGAGGAGCTTATTCAGCGCATTGTTGCAGGGGATAAGCAGTTGTTCTCCGTGCTTGTGGATCGATATAAAAATAAAGTCTACGGCATCATGCGCGGAATGGGCGCGAGTCATCCGGATGCACAGGATCTCGCTCAGGATACGTTCATTCGCATCTATCGTTATCTCCCGTCGAGGCGGGAGGGAAGCAGTTTCTCGTCGTGGGTGTATACCATTGCGGTGAATCGAATGCGGGATTTTATGCGGGAAAAGAAACCCGTCATGTCTCCGGTTGATCAAGGGATCGAACCTGTCAGTAATGAAACACCGGAAAAACGTGTGCTGCATAAGGAGATGCAGCGTGAAATATACCGCCAACTCGAGCAGTTACCGGAATCGTATCGCTTGGTGTTATTACTGAAGTACACAAACGAGTTGAGCTATGAAGAGATTGCGGATATTACAGGCATGAGTTCAACCAAAGTGCGCAATGCCCTTTATCGCGGGAAAAAGACACTGAGGAAGCAAATGGAACGCAAAGGAGGTTTAGCTACGTATGAAGCCTATTTCAAGGGATGA
- a CDS encoding LacI family DNA-binding transcriptional regulator: protein MSRKVSIQTLADQLGLSKYAVSRALSGKTGVSEATRARVLELARALGYRQSTPGASNSPAAANHADPSDPPFALICMNQLNRGEPHYWQRVLSGMISACNERGWHHAIVSPSLGVTDENTSPEKAIAPHLDWERCAGIIVMGAFPHTVLQRLSQTGRPIILVDHQEPLLNCDTISHDNLEAGITVARYLMSMNCRRIGLITDDGRAASFAQRRIGIELALNHFHVETSHTTSFREWNIPYENGEWVNQLAATIQNMPEDERPDAWIGVNDDIALQWMHKLQEMGISTPKDCLVIGIDNVHSAVTSSPPLTTVNLCKEELGQRAVEALQRRIERPGTPKETVMLSTTLIPRESA, encoded by the coding sequence ATGTCACGCAAAGTATCCATTCAGACGCTGGCTGACCAGCTCGGATTATCCAAATATGCCGTCTCCCGCGCACTCAGCGGCAAGACGGGCGTTAGTGAAGCAACAAGAGCACGGGTACTGGAACTCGCTCGGGCTTTGGGATATCGCCAAAGTACTCCGGGGGCTAGCAATAGTCCTGCTGCTGCAAACCATGCAGATCCTTCCGATCCACCGTTCGCTCTCATATGCATGAATCAGCTTAACCGTGGTGAACCCCACTACTGGCAACGTGTCCTGTCCGGCATGATATCCGCCTGTAATGAGCGTGGTTGGCATCATGCCATTGTATCTCCCTCACTCGGAGTGACGGACGAGAACACCTCTCCCGAAAAAGCCATTGCCCCTCACTTGGATTGGGAACGTTGTGCCGGGATTATTGTCATGGGGGCTTTTCCTCATACGGTTCTGCAACGACTCTCTCAGACCGGTCGTCCTATTATTCTGGTAGATCATCAGGAGCCCCTACTGAATTGTGATACGATCAGCCATGATAATCTGGAAGCTGGCATCACCGTGGCTAGATATCTAATGTCTATGAATTGCCGAAGAATCGGTCTCATCACAGATGATGGTCGTGCTGCGAGCTTCGCCCAGCGGAGGATCGGGATTGAGTTGGCTCTGAACCATTTCCATGTGGAAACCAGTCATACGACCAGCTTCAGAGAATGGAATATTCCGTATGAAAATGGGGAATGGGTTAACCAGTTGGCTGCAACAATTCAAAACATGCCAGAGGACGAACGTCCCGATGCCTGGATTGGTGTTAATGATGATATTGCCTTGCAGTGGATGCACAAATTACAGGAGATGGGCATCTCCACGCCTAAAGATTGCCTTGTGATCGGTATCGACAATGTACACTCTGCGGTTACGTCCTCCCCGCCCCTGACCACGGTTAATCTGTGCAAAGAGGAGCTTGGACAGCGCGCCGTCGAGGCTTTACAACGCCGGATCGAACGACCGGGAACACCGAAAGAGACGGTTATGTTATCGACTACGTTGATTCCAAGGGAATCGGCGTAA
- a CDS encoding glycoside hydrolase family 125 protein, with protein sequence MEQFRLPKIPMPQLELPQAVQDILTEADERLQHRPRLRAQFRNCFPNTLETTTKLLEDGTTFVITGDIPAMWLRDSVEQVMHYVPLAKGDEKLQRIIGGLIKRHTLYIDKDIYANAFNETANGWHWDANDETEMSPWVWERKFELDSLCFSMKLAYTYWRETELTDIFDERFKKVMESIVQLWETEQHHAERSSYRFMRRNCPAHDTLRNEGLGMPVNYTGMIWSGFRPSDDACDFHYNIPANMFAAVTLRQMGEIAKWVFRDEQLVSRLSRLEEEIRHGISLYGTYRHPEYGQIYAYETDGYGNFCLMDDAGTPGLMSIPYMEYASIEDRVYQNTRRFILSKENPFYYEGKVAKGIGSPHTPPGYIWHMALSMQGLTADNDEEMLAMIELLENTDAGTGYMHEGFHADDPNTFTRPWFAWSNSLFSQLVYKAMKKGIL encoded by the coding sequence ATGGAACAGTTCAGATTACCGAAAATCCCTATGCCACAACTGGAATTGCCGCAAGCTGTGCAGGATATTCTGACTGAGGCGGACGAGCGTTTGCAACATCGACCGAGATTGCGGGCTCAGTTTCGCAATTGTTTTCCGAATACACTGGAAACGACTACGAAGCTATTGGAGGATGGGACAACCTTTGTAATTACAGGGGATATTCCCGCGATGTGGTTAAGAGATTCGGTAGAGCAGGTCATGCATTATGTTCCGCTTGCGAAGGGTGACGAGAAGTTGCAGCGTATCATCGGAGGCCTGATCAAACGGCATACGCTCTATATTGATAAGGATATCTATGCTAATGCATTCAATGAAACGGCGAATGGATGGCATTGGGATGCCAATGATGAGACGGAGATGTCACCTTGGGTGTGGGAACGGAAGTTTGAGCTGGATTCTCTTTGTTTCTCCATGAAGCTGGCTTATACATATTGGCGGGAGACGGAACTTACGGATATATTCGATGAGCGCTTCAAGAAAGTGATGGAAAGTATCGTACAACTATGGGAGACAGAACAGCATCATGCAGAACGTTCATCTTACCGCTTCATGCGTCGCAATTGTCCAGCCCATGATACCCTGCGTAATGAAGGACTGGGTATGCCAGTGAATTATACGGGTATGATCTGGTCTGGATTCCGTCCGAGTGATGATGCCTGTGATTTTCATTATAATATTCCAGCGAATATGTTCGCTGCGGTAACCTTGCGGCAGATGGGGGAGATCGCGAAGTGGGTGTTCCGCGATGAACAACTGGTAAGCCGGCTGTCTCGTTTGGAAGAAGAAATACGACACGGTATCTCCCTTTACGGTACTTATCGTCATCCAGAGTATGGGCAGATTTATGCTTATGAGACGGACGGTTACGGCAACTTTTGTCTGATGGATGATGCAGGAACACCTGGGCTGATGTCTATTCCGTATATGGAGTATGCTTCGATTGAAGACAGGGTGTATCAGAACACACGTCGATTTATTCTGAGTAAGGAAAATCCGTTCTATTATGAAGGGAAGGTAGCCAAAGGAATTGGCAGCCCCCATACCCCTCCGGGATACATCTGGCACATGGCGCTATCCATGCAGGGGCTCACCGCAGACAATGACGAGGAGATGCTTGCAATGATTGAATTGCTGGAGAACACGGATGCGGGTACCGGATATATGCATGAGGGTTTCCACGCCGATGATCCAAACACGTTCACCAGACCTTGGTTTGCTTGGTCCAACAGCCTGTTCTCGCAGTTGGTGTATAAGGCAATGAAGAAAGGAATTCTATAA
- a CDS encoding Gfo/Idh/MocA family oxidoreductase — MSHPYRVIIAGCGAMANTWADYALQRPDTEIVGLVDLYEQTASAFATKYGLNCPTFTDIREAIQATGANVVFDVTIPASHYGIAMTALKEGCHVFGEKPLAESFSDCTDIVQTSRSTGHIQAVMQNRRFDPRIRAYQHLISGGAIGQVGYAGADFFLGPHFGGFRDLMDSPLLLDMAIHTFDQARYILGANPVSVYCHEFNPPGSWYQGNAMALCIFEMSDGSVFNYRGSWCAEGVPTSWEASWRVIGEKGTAIWDGHDDIYAEVVTAQSLDADGKPSFFQPSERIEAELPVMDKTGHHGCLEDMFAALESGRLPETDCSDNQFSMAMVLASLESARTGQKVFIADLLKTT, encoded by the coding sequence ATGAGTCATCCTTATCGGGTAATTATCGCTGGCTGCGGTGCCATGGCGAACACATGGGCCGATTACGCCTTGCAAAGGCCGGATACAGAAATCGTCGGGCTGGTTGATCTGTATGAACAGACAGCCAGTGCTTTTGCTACAAAATATGGCCTCAACTGCCCCACGTTCACCGATATCCGTGAGGCCATTCAAGCGACTGGTGCGAATGTTGTATTCGATGTCACGATTCCGGCGAGTCATTACGGCATTGCCATGACAGCGCTGAAGGAAGGATGTCATGTATTTGGTGAAAAACCACTGGCAGAGTCCTTCTCCGATTGCACAGATATTGTGCAAACCTCTCGCAGTACAGGACACATTCAAGCCGTGATGCAGAATCGCCGTTTCGATCCGCGTATCCGCGCCTACCAGCACCTCATTTCCGGCGGGGCTATAGGGCAGGTAGGTTACGCAGGGGCCGACTTCTTCCTCGGGCCACACTTCGGCGGATTCCGGGATCTCATGGATAGCCCGCTGCTGCTCGATATGGCGATACATACGTTTGATCAGGCCAGGTATATTCTCGGAGCCAACCCGGTATCGGTGTACTGCCATGAGTTCAACCCTCCAGGTTCCTGGTATCAGGGCAATGCGATGGCGTTATGTATATTTGAGATGTCTGACGGGTCCGTATTCAACTATCGCGGATCCTGGTGCGCAGAAGGTGTACCCACATCATGGGAAGCAAGCTGGCGCGTAATCGGTGAAAAAGGAACCGCCATCTGGGATGGTCATGATGACATCTATGCTGAAGTAGTTACTGCGCAAAGCCTGGATGCTGACGGCAAACCATCCTTTTTTCAGCCGAGCGAGCGGATTGAAGCGGAACTGCCTGTCATGGACAAAACAGGTCATCACGGCTGTCTCGAAGACATGTTCGCCGCACTGGAATCCGGACGATTGCCTGAGACCGATTGCAGCGATAACCAGTTCAGCATGGCTATGGTCCTCGCATCCTTGGAAAGCGCACGCACAGGCCAGAAAGTCTTCATCGCCGATCTGCTGAAAACCACATAG
- a CDS encoding sugar phosphate isomerase/epimerase has protein sequence MNKSLRIGTLVGGQDAVRVIPQIMQHGFESFNLTFWQTTGDLDLAETAKRVREIVDEQGIVISAVSVFGNPLTGAGDNADTLASWERVIDHAQLFGADIVSGFTGRLTDQPINESIPRFKEVFGELARRAADRGVRIAFENCDMGGTWQTGDWNIAHNPTAWEMMFNAVPDENVGLEWEPCHQMSSLIDPIPQLRKWAHKVFHVHGKDATIAWDIVKEYGVHGPREFVWHRTPGFGDSNWADIITILRQNGYKGTIDIEGWHDPVYKDELEMTGQVHALRYLKQCRGGDFVPNPV, from the coding sequence ATGAATAAATCATTACGCATCGGTACCCTTGTAGGCGGGCAGGACGCCGTCCGCGTTATCCCGCAGATCATGCAACACGGTTTCGAATCTTTTAACCTGACCTTCTGGCAAACGACAGGCGATCTGGATTTGGCCGAGACAGCCAAACGTGTCCGTGAAATCGTGGACGAACAGGGTATTGTCATCTCCGCGGTGAGTGTATTTGGTAACCCTCTCACGGGAGCAGGAGACAACGCCGATACGCTGGCAAGCTGGGAGCGAGTAATCGATCACGCACAGCTCTTCGGTGCAGATATCGTCTCCGGGTTCACCGGACGTCTGACCGATCAACCCATTAACGAGTCCATCCCCCGGTTCAAGGAAGTATTTGGTGAACTGGCACGCCGGGCAGCAGACCGGGGTGTACGGATTGCTTTTGAAAACTGTGATATGGGTGGAACCTGGCAGACAGGCGACTGGAACATTGCCCATAATCCGACAGCTTGGGAGATGATGTTCAACGCTGTTCCGGATGAAAATGTAGGCCTGGAATGGGAGCCTTGCCATCAAATGTCCAGCCTGATCGATCCTATTCCACAGCTGCGCAAATGGGCTCACAAAGTATTTCACGTGCATGGCAAAGATGCCACGATTGCCTGGGATATTGTCAAGGAATATGGCGTGCATGGACCACGTGAATTTGTATGGCACCGCACCCCGGGCTTCGGAGATAGCAACTGGGCAGACATCATCACCATTCTGCGTCAGAACGGTTATAAGGGCACGATTGATATTGAAGGCTGGCATGATCCGGTGTACAAAGATGAACTCGAAATGACCGGACAGGTGCATGCATTACGATATTTGAAACAATGCCGCGGTGGCGATTTTGTGCCCAATCCGGTATAG
- a CDS encoding AraC family transcriptional regulator: MLDLKALHENTRIDHKSHPFQLFRNRCLDMKKEECILYLHWHEHFELIVMRKGSALFHIDSKPYVVQAGEVIIIPGGTLHVGYALDDGDVDYDSVVVNRALFHDFTHDPVHEQYVAPYLEGRVRFPVKPAEENAACSGYYSLLNEAVEEMALQPPAYQLVVKSKLHALFTLLARTFMPHQLPDKSVGSYFPNRERFKQLIAQIEANPTGKMSVTEAASHVGLNAYHFCKMFKKLTGRTFVEYVNGCRMSEAEQLLQGSSLTITEIAARVGCDNANYFTKLYKQYKGMTPSQGRGRKEGGAQQV; encoded by the coding sequence GTGCTGGATCTGAAAGCGCTTCACGAAAACACCCGAATTGATCATAAATCACATCCATTTCAGTTGTTCCGAAATCGGTGTTTGGATATGAAAAAGGAAGAATGTATTCTGTATTTGCATTGGCATGAACATTTTGAACTGATTGTTATGCGTAAAGGAAGTGCGCTGTTCCATATCGATAGCAAACCTTATGTGGTTCAAGCGGGCGAGGTCATCATCATTCCCGGAGGCACGTTGCATGTCGGGTATGCTCTGGATGATGGGGATGTGGATTATGATTCCGTTGTAGTTAACCGTGCACTGTTTCATGATTTCACTCATGATCCCGTGCATGAGCAATATGTCGCGCCGTATCTGGAAGGCAGGGTGAGGTTTCCGGTCAAACCGGCAGAGGAAAATGCAGCCTGTTCAGGCTATTATTCTTTGCTGAATGAAGCCGTAGAGGAAATGGCTTTACAGCCCCCGGCTTATCAGCTCGTGGTGAAGTCCAAACTGCATGCTTTGTTCACCCTGCTTGCGCGTACCTTTATGCCACATCAGCTACCGGATAAATCAGTAGGATCGTATTTTCCCAACCGCGAACGCTTCAAACAGTTGATTGCACAGATTGAAGCGAACCCCACAGGAAAGATGTCTGTTACCGAAGCGGCAAGCCATGTGGGACTGAATGCGTATCACTTTTGTAAAATGTTCAAAAAGCTGACCGGACGTACCTTCGTGGAATACGTGAACGGGTGCAGGATGAGTGAGGCAGAACAATTATTGCAAGGCAGCAGTCTGACCATTACGGAGATCGCCGCCAGAGTAGGCTGCGACAATGCCAACTATTTTACGAAGTTATACAAACAGTATAAGGGCATGACCCCCTCGCAGGGGCGGGGGAGGAAAGAAGGTGGGGCACAGCAAGTATAG